In Lacibacter sp. H375, one DNA window encodes the following:
- the tilS gene encoding tRNA lysidine(34) synthetase TilS produces MNLLSRFQQYIQLHHLFQSNDQLLLAVSGGVDSIVLVDLCHKAGYRFSIAHCNFQLRGEESDADETFVRSLGEKYDVEVLVKKFDTEEYAAANKLSIQEAARALRYTWFEEMVNGQWSMVNGEKQVKVTHTHHPSLITHLLTAHHADDNIETLLMNFFRGTGLHGLTGISVENGHIKRPLLSFTKQELLDYSTEQGLQFREDSSNQSSKYTRNFFRNEIIPAIENVYPQVKTNLTDNINRFLEIEQLYKLSTQAIIKKLCRVKGNEIHIPVKQLLEYKNKALIYEVIHPYGFSEKQIDEVLKLAESDSGKYIDSPSFHYRIIKHRHWFIISAVQSVESATIIIEEKDTEVLFEEGRLAFRKIEASKVEFASPNNIALLDVKGIAFPMVLRKWKTGDYFYPLGMKKKKKVARFLIDAKLSKTQKEKLWVLESNKKIVWVVGHRIDDRFKLIPSTKDVLQISYIKN; encoded by the coding sequence ATGAATTTACTTTCCCGTTTTCAACAATACATTCAGCTTCATCATCTTTTTCAATCAAACGATCAACTACTGCTGGCCGTTAGCGGCGGAGTCGATAGCATTGTTTTGGTTGATCTCTGCCACAAAGCCGGCTACCGATTCAGCATTGCTCATTGTAATTTTCAATTGAGAGGAGAGGAGAGTGATGCAGATGAGACATTTGTACGTTCGCTCGGTGAAAAATACGATGTTGAAGTACTGGTGAAGAAATTCGATACAGAGGAATATGCAGCAGCAAACAAGCTGTCGATCCAGGAAGCAGCAAGAGCATTACGTTATACTTGGTTTGAAGAAATGGTCAATGGTCAATGGTCAATGGTTAATGGGGAAAAACAAGTTAAGGTGACTCATACTCATCACCCTTCGCTTATCACTCATCTCCTCACTGCCCATCATGCCGACGACAATATCGAAACACTGCTGATGAATTTCTTCCGTGGTACCGGTTTACATGGACTCACAGGTATTTCTGTTGAAAACGGACATATAAAGCGCCCATTGTTGTCATTTACAAAACAGGAGTTGCTGGATTATTCAACGGAACAAGGTTTGCAGTTCAGGGAAGATTCATCTAATCAATCATCCAAATACACACGCAACTTTTTCAGGAATGAAATTATTCCTGCTATTGAAAACGTATATCCGCAAGTAAAAACAAATCTCACGGATAACATCAACCGCTTTTTGGAAATAGAGCAACTGTACAAACTCTCAACACAAGCCATCATAAAAAAACTGTGCAGAGTCAAGGGTAATGAAATTCATATCCCTGTCAAACAGCTGCTGGAATACAAGAACAAAGCATTGATCTACGAGGTCATTCATCCATATGGTTTTTCAGAAAAGCAGATCGATGAGGTGTTGAAGCTGGCTGAAAGTGATTCAGGCAAGTACATCGATTCACCTTCCTTTCATTACCGCATCATCAAACACCGGCATTGGTTTATTATTTCAGCTGTTCAGTCGGTTGAATCTGCCACGATCATCATTGAAGAAAAAGATACAGAGGTTTTGTTTGAAGAGGGGCGTTTGGCATTCAGAAAAATTGAAGCTTCAAAAGTTGAATTTGCTTCACCTAATAACATTGCATTGCTCGATGTAAAAGGAATTGCTTTTCCAATGGTACTTCGTAAATGGAAAACAGGCGATTACTTCTATCCACTTGGTATGAAGAAGAAAAAGAAAGTGGCCCGTTTCCTAATTGATGCTAAACTTTCCAAAACCCAAAAAGAAAAACTGTGGGTGTTGGAAAGTAACAAGAAGATCGTTTGGGTAGTCGGCCATCGTATTGATGACCGGTTCAAATTGATTCCTTCAACCAAGGATGTATTACAGATCAGTTACATTAAAAACTAG
- a CDS encoding rhomboid family intramembrane serine protease: MEFTITVIIIIITCIISFTAFNSEKIINDLIFWPPMIQEKKQFYRFVTSGFIHADIPHLAFNMITLYFFGRLVEEILFIPRIGKTGYLLFYIAGIIVSEIPSYIKHRNNYSYRSLGASGAVTAVLFSFILLAPWQTIYVFFLPVPAIIFAALYVGYSIYMDRKGGDNVNHSAHLWGAAWGVAFTLIMEPAIINRFIDQLMHPSF; this comes from the coding sequence ATGGAGTTTACAATTACGGTTATTATCATCATCATCACTTGTATCATTTCATTTACAGCGTTCAACAGTGAGAAGATCATCAACGATCTTATTTTCTGGCCACCGATGATCCAGGAGAAAAAACAATTCTACCGTTTTGTTACTTCAGGTTTTATACATGCCGATATTCCGCATCTTGCATTTAACATGATCACCTTGTATTTCTTTGGCCGTTTGGTTGAGGAAATCCTGTTTATCCCAAGGATTGGGAAGACCGGCTACCTGCTTTTTTATATTGCCGGCATCATAGTGTCTGAAATACCTTCCTACATTAAACATCGGAACAATTACAGTTACCGTAGCTTGGGTGCGTCGGGTGCGGTTACGGCTGTTCTGTTTTCGTTTATTTTGTTGGCCCCTTGGCAAACAATCTATGTTTTCTTTCTTCCTGTACCTGCAATTATTTTTGCGGCATTGTATGTTGGCTATTCAATTTACATGGACCGCAAAGGTGGTGACAATGTAAATCACAGTGCACACTTATGGGGGGCTGCATGGGGCGTTGCGTTTACACTAATTATGGAGCCTGCGATCATCAATCGTTTTATTGATCAACTGATGCATCCTAGTTTTTAA
- a CDS encoding 23S rRNA (pseudouridine(1915)-N(3))-methyltransferase RlmH has product MKIRFWSIGKAHEPYVKAGVEDFTKRISNYYPVEWTIIPVPKNAGMLSEADLKKKEGEIILGWLQKDDYLVALDERGKLISSEGLAEFIMKRGNESVKNLVFLIGGAFGIDEAVMKRANYKWSLSPLVFPHQLVRLILAEQVYRACSINRNEKYHHS; this is encoded by the coding sequence ATGAAGATTCGATTCTGGAGTATTGGCAAAGCACATGAACCGTATGTAAAAGCAGGTGTGGAAGATTTCACAAAACGCATCTCAAATTACTACCCGGTTGAGTGGACCATTATTCCTGTGCCTAAAAACGCCGGTATGTTGAGTGAAGCTGATCTGAAAAAGAAAGAAGGTGAAATCATTCTCGGCTGGTTGCAGAAAGATGATTACCTCGTTGCATTAGATGAACGTGGTAAGCTGATCAGCAGCGAAGGCCTGGCAGAATTTATTATGAAGCGTGGAAACGAGAGTGTGAAGAACCTGGTGTTCCTTATTGGTGGGGCATTTGGTATTGATGAAGCAGTGATGAAAAGAGCGAACTATAAATGGAGTTTATCACCACTTGTTTTCCCACATCAATTAGTACGATTGATACTTGCAGAACAGGTGTACAGAGCTTGCAGCATTAACAGGAACGAAAAGTATCATCATAGTTAA
- a CDS encoding CHASE2 domain-containing protein, producing MHSPPKPPTGKKSTSFFKRAYQWLNHFYLRYLFKRDTILSTFSVFIVIGLFSLLPLNTGILNPFKTALKDLDFNDISYSVLNKNENTPIDNRIVILNIGNADRMGLALMIEKLRIAQPKVIGLDVNFNGPKEQQSDSLLRHMIGSTPNLVIVSQLDWTRKTDPEKIGYFGVFTSNRGYANLIGEEGGTIRNFSPFEKSKSKIYTSFPAAIVAKADSAAFIKLKNRKREYEVIHYSRKLDQYMLIEGTDLLDDNIAPELFKDKIVLMGYINPDPFNVEDKHFTPLNKQFAGKSTPDMNGIVIHANIISMILDGKYIRDIPSGIFWVITILIAWLHVALFMRYYIEDHIWFHLVAKVAQIFFAILSVYVGIMCFDWFSIKIDTKISLIVIILAIDIIYFYEALAVWLHTKFGFQTSFHSKSH from the coding sequence ATGCACTCGCCCCCAAAACCACCAACCGGAAAAAAATCAACATCATTTTTTAAACGGGCCTATCAATGGCTTAACCATTTCTACCTGCGGTATCTTTTTAAACGGGATACCATCCTGTCGACTTTTTCCGTGTTCATTGTTATTGGTTTGTTTTCCCTTTTGCCATTAAATACAGGTATTCTCAATCCTTTTAAAACGGCCTTAAAGGATCTTGACTTTAACGATATCTCTTATTCTGTACTGAACAAAAATGAAAACACGCCGATTGATAACCGAATTGTTATCCTCAATATAGGCAATGCAGACAGGATGGGCCTGGCGTTGATGATTGAAAAACTCAGGATTGCCCAACCAAAGGTAATAGGGCTTGATGTGAATTTTAACGGCCCCAAAGAACAGCAAAGCGATTCATTGCTCAGGCATATGATCGGCAGCACACCCAATCTTGTCATCGTATCTCAACTCGACTGGACGAGAAAAACCGATCCTGAGAAAATCGGCTACTTCGGGGTTTTTACTTCAAACAGAGGTTATGCCAATTTAATTGGTGAGGAAGGTGGCACCATCCGAAACTTTTCTCCATTTGAGAAAAGCAAAAGCAAAATTTACACAAGCTTTCCGGCGGCAATTGTTGCAAAGGCAGACAGTGCAGCTTTTATAAAATTAAAGAACCGAAAACGTGAGTATGAAGTAATTCATTACAGCCGTAAGCTCGATCAGTACATGCTGATCGAAGGCACTGACTTACTGGACGACAATATTGCACCTGAACTTTTTAAAGATAAGATCGTGTTGATGGGTTACATCAATCCCGATCCGTTTAACGTGGAGGATAAACATTTTACCCCGCTCAATAAACAGTTTGCAGGCAAGTCGACTCCTGATATGAACGGAATTGTGATCCATGCGAATATTATCTCTATGATACTTGATGGAAAATATATCCGGGATATACCTTCAGGCATTTTCTGGGTCATTACAATTCTTATTGCCTGGCTGCATGTAGCACTTTTCATGCGATATTATATTGAAGACCATATATGGTTTCACCTGGTGGCAAAAGTGGCACAGATATTTTTCGCCATTCTTTCGGTTTACGTTGGTATCATGTGTTTCGACTGGTTCAGCATTAAAATTGATACCAAAATATCGCTGATTGTGATTATCTTGGCCATCGATATAATCTATTTCTACGAAGCGCTTGCCGTATGGCTACATACAAAATTTGGTTTTCAAACCAGTTTTCACTCAAAATCACATTAA
- a CDS encoding tetratricopeptide repeat protein, producing MRNCKAFLILCAAFFILHTEISLAQTTAPTAAVDTSATPKVGQSYAMILGISTYQHIRPLSYADSDAGLFRDYLKSAGAGSIPDDRMLFLVNEQATSANFWVKGMAWLRQKNLKQGDRLYIYLAGHGDAINQDEYFFLTYDCNPAGDKNNYIVTGSIQLYNLKSRIAELSRKQVEIYLIMDACRTNELPGGQDGQQILNSAISERKAGEVIMLATGAGQESMEDATIGTGHGLFTYYLVDGLSGLADGYEGKDGIITLVELRSYVLSKVPVVAEKKYKRKQEPFICCDDNGRKYVANVDSAYLLQWEKGKNLNGMTDGEGINDMVVNARGRGATLADTNIIRIYSQFSQSIKNNKLTGDSSANFYFDQLQKFFPDDVLTIDAKQTLAAEFINFAQRKINLYLSGKDAAGIQQIRTQLDDNDRSEEIQSGIERLEYIAGLDFEKVAMMMKKAIDLVEPTEQSLITSLKGKLYFFQARSYFDGKNNVTNMQAARDLIYQAYALDSNAAYVLHTIASLQLQLKKPDSAVYYSLKAISKAPKWRYPYTTAAFAYTQMKRFDLARTFYEKAISVDPKNADAYVDLGYFEFQQRRVEKAENWYRKGLQLDPSNVSALNNLGWLMKDKGKYKEAIEFFNQTVRKDSSFVYAYNGLARVYGAMKRYDSARIFYLRSVNYYPDKAYVYELLGNFFKEINLADSALHYYHSSIKLDSNYTQPYLDLARLHEQGRRPDSAAFYLQKIIRMNPKSKNAYISLATFYQNSRMYDSANVYFNKAIDVDAGDAGTYNSIGVYYYRKNQTDSARKYFLTAIKFDTLNSSLYSNLAAVYDRTRQYDSAFLCLNRALALSPGNAQIYNSIALLHKKQNQPELALENYRQAYQFNNENISVLIDMADLFRDMSEPDSSIRYLQEAIRLRPEIADLYNSVGVVYLRYKQYDSAKVYLLRAVELDKSLFRAYNNLGNLFYVQQRFDEALPYYELALKLDSVYENPLLFIGLIQVNTGKYDKAVPYLERLVKANSKSGSGYYYLAVSYAALKNDAKAISTLENALKLKYGEGGEVWSQKEFAAIRNTAPFKALMGKYFPGEKF from the coding sequence ATGCGAAATTGTAAAGCCTTCCTTATTCTGTGTGCTGCATTTTTTATACTTCACACAGAAATATCATTAGCCCAGACCACTGCTCCAACTGCTGCAGTTGATACAAGCGCTACGCCTAAAGTCGGGCAAAGCTATGCAATGATATTAGGCATCTCAACTTACCAACATATTCGTCCTTTGTCATATGCCGACAGCGATGCAGGATTATTCCGTGATTATTTGAAATCAGCAGGTGCAGGAAGTATTCCTGACGACAGAATGCTTTTTCTTGTGAATGAACAGGCAACTTCTGCTAATTTCTGGGTGAAGGGAATGGCCTGGTTGCGGCAGAAAAATTTGAAACAAGGCGATCGCTTATATATTTATCTCGCAGGTCACGGCGATGCAATTAACCAGGATGAATATTTCTTTCTTACGTATGACTGTAACCCTGCGGGTGATAAAAATAATTACATTGTAACCGGCAGTATACAGTTATATAATTTAAAAAGCCGTATTGCAGAATTAAGCCGCAAGCAGGTAGAGATATACCTGATCATGGATGCCTGTCGCACTAATGAATTGCCGGGCGGTCAGGATGGGCAACAAATATTGAACTCTGCCATTTCAGAACGTAAAGCAGGTGAAGTGATCATGCTTGCAACAGGTGCCGGGCAAGAGTCGATGGAAGATGCTACTATCGGTACCGGACATGGGCTTTTTACCTATTACCTCGTTGATGGATTGAGTGGTTTGGCAGATGGCTACGAAGGAAAAGATGGCATTATTACATTGGTGGAGCTTCGTTCATATGTTTTATCGAAGGTGCCTGTGGTTGCAGAAAAGAAATATAAACGCAAACAGGAACCATTTATTTGTTGCGATGATAACGGTCGGAAATATGTTGCCAATGTTGACAGTGCATATTTATTGCAATGGGAGAAAGGTAAAAATCTCAACGGCATGACAGATGGTGAGGGAATTAATGACATGGTTGTTAATGCCAGGGGGAGAGGAGCAACACTTGCTGATACAAATATTATTCGAATCTATAGCCAGTTTAGCCAATCGATCAAGAACAACAAACTCACCGGCGACAGTTCTGCTAATTTTTACTTTGATCAGTTACAGAAATTTTTTCCAGATGATGTGCTGACGATTGATGCAAAACAAACACTTGCCGCCGAGTTTATCAATTTTGCGCAACGAAAGATCAATTTGTATTTAAGTGGAAAAGATGCAGCTGGCATACAGCAAATAAGAACGCAGCTTGATGATAATGACCGGAGCGAAGAAATTCAATCGGGTATTGAACGGCTTGAATATATTGCCGGGCTCGATTTTGAAAAAGTGGCAATGATGATGAAAAAGGCGATCGATCTTGTTGAGCCTACTGAGCAATCGTTAATCACATCATTGAAAGGGAAATTATATTTCTTCCAGGCAAGAAGTTATTTTGATGGAAAGAATAATGTTACCAACATGCAGGCTGCAAGAGATCTTATCTACCAGGCCTATGCGTTGGACAGTAATGCTGCCTACGTGCTTCACACAATTGCATCTTTACAATTACAGTTAAAGAAACCCGATAGTGCGGTGTACTACAGTTTAAAAGCCATCAGCAAAGCACCGAAATGGCGCTATCCTTATACAACAGCAGCATTTGCATATACGCAGATGAAGCGTTTTGATCTTGCCCGTACGTTTTATGAAAAGGCTATTTCAGTTGATCCTAAAAATGCAGATGCTTATGTTGATCTTGGTTACTTCGAATTTCAACAACGCAGGGTAGAGAAAGCAGAAAACTGGTATCGTAAAGGATTGCAGCTCGATCCTTCAAATGTATCGGCGCTCAATAACCTTGGTTGGCTAATGAAAGACAAAGGCAAGTACAAAGAGGCCATTGAATTTTTTAACCAGACTGTAAGAAAGGATTCCTCTTTTGTATATGCATATAACGGATTAGCAAGAGTGTATGGTGCTATGAAGCGTTACGACTCTGCACGTATCTTTTACCTGCGTAGTGTAAATTATTATCCCGACAAGGCTTATGTTTACGAATTGCTCGGTAACTTCTTTAAAGAGATCAACCTTGCTGATTCTGCCTTACATTATTATCACAGCTCCATAAAACTCGATTCAAACTATACACAACCATACCTTGATCTTGCTCGTTTGCATGAACAAGGACGACGTCCTGATTCTGCTGCTTTTTATCTGCAGAAGATCATCCGCATGAATCCTAAATCAAAAAATGCGTACATCAGTCTTGCAACCTTCTACCAGAATTCAAGAATGTACGATTCTGCCAATGTATATTTTAATAAAGCCATTGATGTGGATGCAGGCGATGCCGGTACTTATAATTCAATTGGTGTTTACTACTACAGGAAAAATCAAACAGATTCTGCAAGGAAATATTTCCTCACTGCCATTAAATTCGATACACTCAATTCATCACTGTACAGCAACCTGGCAGCAGTGTATGACCGTACACGTCAATACGATTCAGCTTTTCTTTGTTTAAACAGGGCGCTTGCATTAAGTCCCGGAAATGCGCAGATCTATAACAGCATTGCTTTGTTGCATAAGAAACAAAACCAACCGGAACTTGCTCTGGAAAACTACCGGCAGGCTTATCAATTCAATAATGAAAACATTTCAGTGTTGATCGATATGGCTGATTTGTTCCGTGATATGAGCGAACCCGATTCTTCCATCAGGTATTTGCAGGAAGCTATCAGGTTGCGGCCTGAGATTGCCGACCTGTACAATAGTGTGGGTGTGGTTTATCTCCGTTACAAACAATACGATTCGGCGAAAGTATATTTATTGCGTGCGGTTGAGTTAGACAAGTCATTATTCAGAGCGTATAACAATCTCGGCAACCTGTTTTATGTGCAGCAACGGTTCGACGAAGCATTGCCTTATTATGAATTGGCATTAAAGCTCGATTCTGTGTATGAGAATCCGCTGTTGTTCATTGGTCTGATACAAGTTAATACAGGCAAATACGATAAGGCCGTTCCTTATCTTGAACGTTTGGTGAAAGCAAATTCAAAAAGTGGCTCGGGCTATTATTACCTCGCTGTTTCTTACGCTGCATTAAAGAACGATGCAAAAGCTATTTCAACACTTGAAAATGCTTTGAAGCTGAAATACGGCGAAGGTGGAGAGGTGTGGAGCCAGAAAGAGTTTGCTGCGATCCGCAATACAGCCCCATTTAAAGCACTAATGGGAAAATATTTCCCCGGCGAAAAATTCTGA
- a CDS encoding amidohydrolase family protein: MRLITTAIAFLCMFSVVSAQVTKAPVKSEGESYSQLILRGVTMINGTGAPPMGPVDIVIEKNKIVQIANVGYPGVVINNDRRPKLKEGGKEMNLEGHYVLPGFIDMHGHIGGTGQGANAEYVFKLWMAHGITTIRDPSCGNGLDWVLEEKKLSAANKITAPRIFAYTAFGQGSKQTISTPEQAIAWVRENAQKGADGIKFFGAAPDIMDAAIRENKKLGLRSCCHHAQMDVARWNVVNSAKAGMTSMEHWYGLPEALFTQQTIQQYPLSYNYSNEQHRFEEAGKLWKQAAAPYSDHWNKVMNELLALDFTLDPTFNIYEANRDLQRARRAEWHEDYTLPSLWKFYEPSRVSHGSYWHSWGTEQEVQWKENYRLWMTFINEYKNRGGRVTTGSDNGFIYQTYGFGYIRELELMREAGFHPLEVIRSATLYGAQALGMEKEIGSIETGKLADLVVIDVNPLENLQLLYGTGAIQLNTENKVIRAGGVKFTIKDGIVYDAKKLLADVKQMVLDEKKKTGWQLKQPGME; this comes from the coding sequence ATGAGATTAATTACAACTGCAATTGCATTCCTTTGCATGTTTTCTGTTGTTTCAGCACAGGTAACGAAAGCTCCCGTTAAAAGCGAAGGCGAATCTTACTCTCAATTAATTCTTCGGGGTGTTACAATGATCAATGGTACAGGCGCACCTCCAATGGGACCTGTTGATATTGTGATCGAGAAAAACAAAATTGTACAGATCGCTAATGTTGGTTATCCCGGTGTTGTAATTAATAACGATCGTCGTCCTAAGTTAAAAGAAGGCGGCAAAGAAATGAACCTTGAAGGGCATTATGTATTGCCCGGTTTTATTGATATGCATGGCCATATTGGCGGCACCGGGCAAGGTGCGAATGCTGAATATGTGTTTAAGCTTTGGATGGCGCATGGCATCACCACAATTCGAGACCCTTCCTGCGGTAACGGTCTCGATTGGGTGCTGGAAGAAAAAAAGTTAAGCGCTGCTAATAAAATTACAGCACCACGCATTTTTGCTTACACTGCATTCGGACAGGGAAGCAAACAAACCATCTCCACACCAGAACAAGCTATTGCATGGGTTCGGGAAAATGCGCAGAAAGGAGCAGATGGCATTAAATTTTTTGGTGCAGCTCCCGATATTATGGATGCTGCTATCCGTGAAAATAAAAAACTGGGATTACGGAGTTGTTGTCATCATGCACAAATGGATGTGGCCCGTTGGAATGTGGTGAACTCTGCGAAAGCAGGTATGACCTCAATGGAGCATTGGTATGGTTTGCCCGAAGCATTGTTTACACAACAAACCATTCAACAATATCCACTCTCCTATAATTACAGCAACGAACAACATCGCTTTGAAGAAGCAGGTAAATTATGGAAACAGGCGGCAGCGCCATACAGTGATCATTGGAATAAAGTGATGAATGAATTGCTTGCACTTGATTTTACACTTGATCCCACTTTTAATATTTATGAGGCCAACCGTGATCTGCAACGTGCAAGACGAGCGGAGTGGCACGAAGATTATACCTTGCCATCACTCTGGAAATTTTATGAACCAAGTCGTGTCTCGCATGGCAGTTACTGGCACAGCTGGGGAACAGAGCAGGAAGTGCAATGGAAAGAAAATTACCGCCTGTGGATGACATTCATCAACGAATATAAAAACCGTGGCGGCCGTGTAACAACCGGCAGCGATAATGGCTTCATTTATCAAACCTATGGCTTTGGTTATATCCGTGAACTGGAGTTAATGCGTGAAGCAGGCTTTCATCCGTTAGAAGTCATTCGCTCTGCAACATTATATGGTGCACAGGCATTGGGTATGGAAAAAGAGATCGGCAGTATTGAAACAGGTAAGCTGGCTGATCTTGTTGTGATAGATGTAAATCCTTTAGAAAATCTTCAGTTGCTGTACGGAACCGGGGCTATTCAATTAAATACAGAAAATAAAGTGATTCGTGCAGGGGGGGTAAAATTTACCATCAAAGATGGTATTGTGTATGATGCAAAGAAGCTGTTGGCTGATGTAAAACAAATGGTGCTTGATGAAAAGAAAAAAACAGGCTGGCAATTAAAGCAGCCCGGAATGGAATAG
- a CDS encoding OmpA family protein produces MRKTTKAVYYLLSLSIVLAACKGMTKTQKGAIIGTTGGAAVGAVIGRASGNTALGTIIGAAVGGTAGVLIGKKMDKQAEEIKKDVPNAKVERVGEGIEIEFESKVLFDYDQAGLKSSAKTSLNEFVTILKKYPDTNIEIQGHTDNKGSDAYNDGLSQRRANSVMMYLIDKGIPNSRMNPKAMGENYPKYSNDTEEGRAQNRRVEFLITANEKMKADAKKEAGSGQ; encoded by the coding sequence ATGAGAAAGACAACTAAGGCCGTTTATTACCTACTATCACTGAGTATAGTATTGGCCGCATGTAAGGGAATGACAAAAACGCAAAAAGGCGCCATTATTGGTACAACAGGCGGAGCGGCAGTAGGCGCCGTTATTGGCCGGGCATCAGGTAACACAGCATTGGGAACCATTATTGGTGCCGCAGTAGGTGGCACGGCCGGTGTATTGATTGGCAAGAAAATGGACAAGCAGGCAGAAGAGATTAAAAAAGATGTGCCGAATGCAAAAGTAGAGCGTGTAGGCGAGGGCATTGAAATTGAATTTGAAAGTAAGGTATTGTTTGATTACGATCAGGCTGGCTTAAAATCAAGTGCAAAAACAAGTTTGAATGAATTTGTAACCATTCTCAAAAAATATCCTGATACAAACATCGAAATTCAAGGCCATACAGATAATAAAGGTTCAGATGCTTATAACGATGGGTTATCTCAACGCAGGGCTAATTCTGTAATGATGTACCTGATCGATAAGGGCATTCCTAATTCCCGTATGAATCCAAAAGCAATGGGTGAAAATTATCCCAAGTACAGCAATGATACAGAAGAAGGAAGAGCGCAAAACAGGAGAGTAGAGTTCCTGATCACAGCAAATGAAAAAATGAAAGCTGACGCTAAGAAAGAAGCAGGAAGCGGACAGTAA
- a CDS encoding outer membrane beta-barrel protein has translation MKKIFFSTALILSGAYFTATAQSTSSSSGISFGIRAGVNLQNINGKMANGDKLENKLVPRFQGGLTVDIPLADQFYVQPAVLYSGKGAKLNDTEIQTSLHYIDVPVTFLFKPMLGTGHMLLGVGPYVGFAIAGNVSDDNDNEQKIEFENEITPAQYASGPYARRLDAGANLLVGYEMSSKFSIQLNAQLGLAKINPEITGVSDKTASRNTGFGLSVGYKF, from the coding sequence ATGAAAAAGATCTTTTTTTCGACAGCCCTGATTTTATCAGGGGCATATTTTACCGCAACGGCACAATCAACCAGTTCATCTTCGGGTATCAGTTTTGGTATCCGTGCAGGTGTGAATCTGCAGAACATTAATGGGAAGATGGCCAACGGTGACAAACTTGAAAACAAGCTTGTTCCACGTTTCCAGGGTGGACTTACAGTGGATATTCCATTAGCAGACCAGTTTTACGTTCAGCCTGCTGTTTTGTATTCCGGTAAAGGAGCTAAACTGAACGATACTGAGATTCAAACTTCATTACATTATATCGATGTTCCCGTAACATTTCTATTTAAGCCAATGTTAGGCACAGGTCATATGTTACTAGGTGTAGGTCCCTATGTAGGTTTTGCTATTGCGGGTAATGTTAGCGATGATAACGACAATGAACAAAAAATAGAATTTGAGAACGAGATTACTCCAGCGCAATATGCTTCCGGGCCTTATGCCCGTCGTTTAGATGCGGGTGCTAATTTGCTGGTAGGTTATGAAATGAGCAGCAAGTTCAGTATACAGTTAAATGCGCAGTTGGGTTTGGCAAAGATCAATCCTGAAATAACAGGCGTGAGCGATAAAACGGCATCACGTAATACAGGTTTTGGTTTGTCAGTTGGTTACAAATTCTGA
- a CDS encoding sulfite oxidase-like oxidoreductase, translating to MHESEKLNRIVEARMKLKARFETKIQSTPSVADDKPLGTGSINRHGMPVLPIGQTITHKWPVLDLGHQPAISLNDWRLIVDGEVENPLNLTWEEFLALPQSQDTSDFHCVTTWSKLNMIWNGVRFIDLAAVAQPKETATHIMCYSYDDYSVNVSLEEALKPDVLIAHTVDGNPLPKEHGGPARMITPQLYAWKGAKWINRIEFLKENKLGFWEQRGYSNTAYPWRNDRYS from the coding sequence ATGCACGAATCTGAAAAACTAAACCGGATTGTTGAAGCCAGGATGAAACTGAAAGCAAGGTTTGAAACAAAAATTCAATCAACCCCTTCAGTTGCTGATGACAAACCTTTGGGCACAGGCAGTATTAACCGACATGGGATGCCTGTTTTACCAATAGGACAAACGATTACGCATAAATGGCCGGTGTTGGATCTTGGCCACCAACCTGCTATTTCATTAAATGACTGGAGACTTATTGTGGATGGAGAAGTTGAGAATCCCTTAAACCTCACATGGGAAGAATTTCTTGCCTTACCACAATCGCAGGACACTTCCGATTTCCATTGTGTTACCACCTGGTCAAAACTCAATATGATTTGGAATGGCGTAAGATTTATTGACCTCGCAGCCGTTGCACAACCCAAAGAAACAGCAACCCATATCATGTGCTATAGTTATGACGACTACAGTGTCAATGTTTCGTTGGAAGAAGCATTGAAACCCGATGTATTGATTGCTCATACTGTAGATGGAAATCCATTACCAAAAGAACATGGCGGTCCGGCACGCATGATTACTCCACAGCTATATGCATGGAAAGGAGCTAAATGGATCAACAGAATAGAGTTTCTTAAAGAGAACAAATTGGGTTTCTGGGAACAAAGAGGCTATTCAAATACAGCTTATCCATGGAGAAACGATAGGTATAGCTAA